The following are from one region of the Thiohalorhabdus sp. Cl-TMA genome:
- a CDS encoding EAL and GGDEF domain-containing protein, translating into MVQDSRSPAWRIFAMVAGGYLLFGLLWILLSDWAVQMLAPDRAALAQLQSYKGMAYVVLSTGLILGLLAREVRHREAKDRYWQDIIDLAQEGFWLIDAGGRTRAVNQSMAALLGYRAEEMHGRTPFEFATPQGREVFAEQLGQGRDQGLRHTRAEPRQYEVTLQTRAGEPVPVLVHATALRDDAGRVTGSFAFMTDLSDIRARQRELDLSRHAVENSFDEIYRISPDGRLLDANHTACENLGYSLRELMGLTVADVDPNFSAADWRAHWSSLKARGHLALETTHRTREGIDYPVEVGVIYLAYEEEEFAYAIARDISERKAAEESSRRADYALRALSRANAALIHATDEAVLFQEVCQALTNGKGYPLAWVGLAEGDPQRTVRVAGAAGREQAYLKEITVGWGDDAAGQGPTGNAIRTGERQVLRNLEGSPDYDRWREAAHRHRFQASAALPIFREDRPIGALNVYSTDATAFDAREIALLEELAADLGFGVQTLQVRAERDRQMGELRLAGAVFDSSAEGILVTDLELRIEKVNRAFTRITGYEADEVLGHTPDLLRSGLHDEAFYEALWADIENQGHWQGEIWGRRKNGELYPKWLTLSEVRDESGTLTNYVAVFADITQAHQTQEELTFRTYHDPLTGLPNRALFRERLEHALESGQRRMALVLIDLQGFRALNDSFGAEGGDEVLRRTAERLQAVLRHQDTVARPGADEFWVLLEDLPRHHALERWLTTLMEALSMPLSIGEQTVRLEANMGVALAPEDGTDLDPLLTNAATALHRAQREGHGQIHYFQPEMHQTVQRRVRLEEALKVAIDQEELRVCYQPQVDLESGAIDGLEALVRWHHPEWGLVSPGEFIPIAEETGLVVQIGDWVLEQALAQLACWRSKGYPLRRVSVNVAAAQLQREDWPRYVAAVLGRTGVPAQCLELEITEEGVLASLEETAETMTRLKGLDIRLAIDDFGTGYSSLAYLKQLPVDTLKVDKAFIDGLPGVEHDRSITEAILAVAGTLGLDVVPEGVEEEAQARWLREKGVRLAQGFLFHRPQDPEQLAPHLNGVHPDG; encoded by the coding sequence TTGGTCCAGGATTCCCGAAGCCCGGCGTGGCGCATATTTGCCATGGTTGCCGGGGGCTATCTGCTGTTCGGCCTGCTCTGGATCCTGCTCTCGGACTGGGCTGTACAGATGCTCGCCCCCGACCGGGCGGCCCTCGCCCAGCTGCAATCCTACAAGGGCATGGCCTATGTGGTCCTGAGTACGGGGCTGATCCTGGGGCTCCTCGCCCGGGAGGTCCGGCATCGGGAAGCCAAGGACCGCTACTGGCAGGACATTATCGACCTGGCCCAGGAGGGCTTCTGGCTTATCGATGCCGGCGGCCGGACCCGCGCTGTGAACCAATCCATGGCCGCCCTCCTGGGCTACCGAGCCGAGGAAATGCACGGCCGGACCCCCTTCGAGTTCGCAACGCCCCAGGGGCGGGAGGTCTTCGCGGAGCAGCTCGGGCAGGGGCGTGATCAGGGCCTACGCCATACGCGGGCGGAGCCCCGCCAGTACGAGGTCACCCTCCAGACCCGGGCCGGCGAGCCGGTTCCCGTGCTCGTCCACGCCACCGCCCTCCGCGATGACGCCGGCCGGGTCACGGGCTCCTTCGCCTTCATGACTGACTTGTCGGATATCCGGGCCCGTCAGCGCGAGCTGGACCTCAGCCGCCACGCGGTGGAGAACAGCTTCGACGAGATCTATCGCATCAGTCCCGACGGCCGGCTCCTCGACGCCAACCATACCGCCTGCGAAAACCTGGGCTACAGCCTCCGGGAGCTAATGGGCCTCACCGTCGCCGATGTGGACCCCAACTTCTCGGCAGCGGACTGGCGGGCCCACTGGAGCTCGCTCAAGGCCCGGGGCCACCTCGCCCTGGAGACCACCCACCGCACCCGGGAGGGCATCGACTACCCCGTGGAAGTGGGCGTGATCTACCTGGCCTACGAGGAAGAGGAGTTCGCCTACGCCATCGCCCGAGACATCAGCGAGCGCAAGGCCGCCGAGGAATCCAGCCGGCGCGCCGACTATGCCCTGCGGGCCCTGTCCCGGGCCAATGCGGCCCTGATCCATGCCACCGACGAGGCGGTCCTGTTTCAGGAGGTCTGCCAGGCTCTGACCAACGGCAAGGGGTATCCGCTCGCCTGGGTGGGCCTGGCGGAGGGCGACCCGCAGCGAACGGTCCGGGTCGCCGGAGCGGCTGGAAGGGAGCAGGCCTATCTAAAGGAGATCACCGTCGGCTGGGGGGATGATGCGGCCGGTCAGGGTCCCACCGGCAACGCCATCCGCACCGGCGAGCGCCAGGTGCTGCGGAATCTGGAGGGGAGCCCGGACTACGACCGGTGGCGGGAGGCCGCCCATCGGCACCGCTTCCAGGCTTCCGCTGCCCTGCCCATCTTCCGGGAGGATCGGCCCATCGGCGCCCTCAACGTCTATTCCACCGATGCCACCGCCTTCGATGCGCGGGAGATCGCGCTGCTGGAAGAGCTGGCGGCCGATCTGGGGTTCGGCGTCCAGACCCTGCAAGTCCGGGCCGAGCGGGACCGGCAGATGGGGGAGCTGCGGCTTGCCGGGGCGGTTTTCGACAGCAGCGCCGAGGGCATCCTCGTTACCGACCTCGAGCTTCGCATCGAGAAGGTCAATCGCGCCTTCACCCGCATCACCGGCTACGAAGCGGACGAGGTCCTGGGCCACACCCCCGACCTGCTGCGCTCGGGCCTGCATGACGAGGCATTCTACGAAGCCCTCTGGGCCGATATCGAAAACCAGGGCCACTGGCAGGGCGAGATCTGGGGCCGGCGCAAGAACGGCGAGCTGTACCCGAAATGGCTGACGCTCAGCGAGGTCCGGGACGAATCCGGTACCCTGACCAACTACGTGGCCGTCTTCGCGGACATCACGCAGGCCCACCAGACCCAGGAAGAGCTCACCTTCCGGACCTACCACGATCCCCTTACCGGGCTGCCCAACCGTGCCCTGTTTCGCGAACGCCTGGAGCATGCCCTGGAGTCGGGCCAGCGGCGCATGGCCCTGGTGCTGATCGATCTCCAGGGCTTCCGGGCGCTCAACGACAGCTTCGGCGCCGAAGGAGGCGACGAGGTGCTGCGCCGGACCGCCGAGCGTCTGCAGGCGGTCCTGCGCCATCAGGATACCGTGGCCCGGCCCGGGGCGGACGAATTCTGGGTCCTGCTGGAGGATCTTCCCCGGCACCATGCGCTGGAGCGCTGGCTGACCACCCTCATGGAGGCCCTCTCCATGCCGCTGTCCATCGGCGAGCAGACGGTTCGGCTGGAGGCCAACATGGGGGTGGCCCTGGCTCCCGAGGACGGCACGGATCTGGATCCCCTGCTTACCAATGCCGCCACCGCGCTTCATCGCGCCCAAAGGGAGGGCCACGGCCAGATCCATTACTTCCAGCCCGAGATGCACCAGACGGTGCAGCGCCGGGTGCGCCTCGAGGAGGCCCTCAAGGTCGCCATCGACCAGGAGGAGCTGCGTGTTTGCTACCAGCCCCAGGTGGACCTGGAAAGCGGGGCGATCGACGGCCTGGAGGCCCTGGTCCGTTGGCACCACCCGGAATGGGGGCTGGTCTCCCCCGGTGAATTCATTCCCATCGCCGAGGAGACCGGGCTGGTGGTGCAGATCGGCGATTGGGTACTGGAGCAGGCTCTGGCCCAGCTCGCCTGCTGGCGGAGCAAGGGCTACCCCCTCCGACGGGTATCCGTGAATGTGGCCGCCGCCCAGCTCCAGCGGGAGGATTGGCCCCGTTACGTGGCGGCCGTTCTGGGGCGAACCGGGGTCCCTGCCCAATGCCTGGAGCTGGAGATCACCGAGGAGGGGGTGCTGGCCAGCCTGGAGGAGACGGCGGAGACCATGACCCGCCTCAAGGGGCTGGATATTCGACTGGCCATCGATGACTTCGGCACCGGCTACAGCTCCCTGGCCTACCTCAAGCAGCTCCCCGTGGATACCCTCAAGGTCGATAAGGCGTTCATCGACGGTCTCCCCGGCGTGGAGCACGACCGCTCCATCACCGAGGCCATTCTGGCCGTGGCCGGAACCCTGGGGCTGGACGTGGTGCCGGAAGGGGTGGAGGAGGAGGCCCAGGCCCGGTGGCTCCGGGAGAAAGGGGTCCGCCTGGCCCAGGGCTTCCTTTTCCACCGGCCCCAGGATCCGGAGCAGCTAGCGCCCCATCTGAACGGGGTCCACCCGGACGGGTAA
- a CDS encoding rhodanese-like domain-containing protein, whose amino-acid sequence MARSHEALLDGTEARVPHLAPGEMPGLEVEGSLVVDVRTLAEYAEDHLPGAVNLPRDTLEARIADHLARPEPPVVGCCDGRGRSTLAEMGMDVRILRGGVAAWRDQKD is encoded by the coding sequence ATGGCCCGAAGCCATGAGGCGCTGCTGGACGGGACTGAGGCCCGCGTCCCCCACCTGGCGCCCGGGGAGATGCCCGGACTGGAGGTGGAAGGGTCCCTGGTCGTGGACGTCCGTACCCTGGCGGAATACGCCGAGGACCACCTCCCGGGGGCAGTCAACCTGCCCCGGGATACGCTGGAGGCCCGGATCGCGGACCATCTGGCGCGCCCTGAACCGCCGGTGGTGGGCTGCTGCGACGGGCGGGGCCGCTCCACCCTGGCGGAGATGGGCATGGACGTCCGGATCCTGCGGGGCGGGGTCGCGGCCTGGAGGGACCAAAAGGACTAA